A stretch of Eleutherodactylus coqui strain aEleCoq1 chromosome 2, aEleCoq1.hap1, whole genome shotgun sequence DNA encodes these proteins:
- the LOC136612581 gene encoding low molecular weight neuronal intermediate filament-like — MTSRDLYTSSYKKIFGESPRSTSHLYSSSSRSSQAYRPRDNYTSISSYRKISRSPASHLASVHQVDFDLPQSTALSNELKIVRTNEKEQLQGLNDRFVTYIEKVHNLEQQNKLLEAEVTLLRQKQSEPSRLSQLYEQEIRELRSRLEEQLHEKDQAQLDCEHLENAVHQLQEKLELETNKREEAEDAMKNFRKDVDHATLDRLQLEKKVESLLDEVAFLRKVHEEEVAELQAAVTEAQVTVEMDVVSKPDLTAALKEIRMQYEVLSTRNQQSAEEWYQTKIANVSQEAARNNDNIRQAKEELSEYRRQLQARTLEIDALRSANESLERQLQEAEDRSNEEITHMQETINQLDNALRTTKAEMARHLREYQDLLNVKMALDIEIAAYRKLLEGEETRLTTVGGSSMFGIGYPYSSGSYSGGKSYTSSTVTIRKEERKEEKKEEKKDVSDGGKGGGASPIKASSEKTPSKN; from the exons ATGACTTCCAGGGATCTTTACACTTCATCCTATAAGAAGATATTTGGAGAATCTCCCAGGTCAACAAGCCACCTGTATTCTTCAAGCTCCAGGTCCTCACAGGCATATAGACCCAGAGATAACTACACCAGCATCTCCTCCTACAGGAAGATCAGCAGGTCCCCTGCTAGCCACCTTGCCTCAGTGCACCAGGTTGATTTTGATTTACCCCAGTCCACAGCTCTCAGCAATGAGTTAAAGATAGTGAGAACCAATGAGAAGGAACAACTGCAGGGTCTCAATGACCGTTTTGTCACTTACATTGAGAAGGTGCACAACCTGGAGCAGCAGAACAAGTTACTGGAAGCAGAGGTGACCTTGCTGAGGCAGAAGCAGTCAGAACCTTCAAGGCTCAGCCAACTCTATGAGCAGGAGATCAGGGAGCTGAGGTCAAGGCTTGAGGAGCAACTCCATGAGAAGGACCAAGCTCAGCTTGACTGTGAGCATCTGGAAAATGCTGTGCACCaactgcaggagaagctggagcTGGAGACAAACAAGAGAGAAGAGGCTGAAGATGCTATGAAGAACTTTAGGAAGGATGTAGATCATGCTACCCTGGACCGTCTACAGTTGGAGAAGAAGGTGGAGTCCCTGCTGGATGAGGTGGCCTTCTTGAGAAAGGTCCATGAAGAGGAGGTTGCAGAGCTTCAGGCTGCGGTGACAGAGGCTCAG GTTACTGTAGAGATGGACGTGGTCAGTAAGCCTGACCTCACCGCTGCCCTAAAGGAAATCCGCATGCAATATGAAGTCCTGTCCACCCGTAATCAGCAATCGGCTGAAGAATGGTACCAGACCAAAATTGCCAATGTGTCTCAAGAGGCTGCACGCAACAATGACAACATTCGTCAAGCCAAGGAAGAGCTCTCGGAATACCGAAGACAGTTGCAAGCCCGAACTCTGGAGATTGATGCTCTACGTAGTGCCAATGAGTCACTGGAGAGGCAGCTCCAGGAGGCGGAGGACAGGAGTAACGAAGAGATAACTCATATGCAG GAAACCATCAACCAACTGGATAATGCTCTAAGAACTACTAAAGCAGAAATGGCTCGTCACCTGAGAGAATACCAGGATCTGCTCAATGTCAAGATGGCATTGGATATTGAAATAGCTGCATACAG GAAACTCCTAGAAGGCGAGGAGACCCGTTTGACCACAGTAGGAGGAAGCAGCATGTTTGGCATTGGTTACCCATATTCTTCTGGCTCTTACTCTGGAGGAAAGAGCTACACCTCAAGTACAGTCACCATaagaaaagaggagagaaaggaagaaaagaaagaagagaaaaaggaTGTATCAGACGGAGGCAAGGGAGGGGGTGCTAGTCCAATCAAAGCATCCTCAGAAAAGACCCCCTCCAAGAACTGA